The Drosophila yakuba strain Tai18E2 chromosome X, Prin_Dyak_Tai18E2_2.1, whole genome shotgun sequence DNA segment TGAAAATCTTTACTCCATTCTTACATTAAGTATTCTATTGTAGCAATCAATTGCGCACTCTCTTATTGCtcattaataaaattgttttttatttttttgcctaGATAGTGAAAGTTTGTGCATAATATAtcttttactttattttttttccaaacgGTTCAGTGTATTCATTAATTGGTAATCGATAGTTAAGAGAGGGACTGGTGATTACTGAGAAATCGAAGTCGAGTCGGGTTTTATTATCAGATCAAGCAATATGTCGGAGCGAAAGAGTCCGCTGAAGGTAATCCCGTCCGCTTCGGAGGAGCAATTGGTTCAGGCCCTGGGCGATCTGCTGACGCGCTGCTCCCAGGAGGCGTTGGCCAGACAGGATAAGTTCAGCGTGGGACTTTCGGGTGAGGATCACGCATAGGTCATGCAGGTCAAGTGGGTTGGCTTGTGATAAGCCCAACTTGAAGGGTGACCTTGCCAGGTGCGATCTGCATAGTTGCGCTCACCAATGTCAAGTGTCTTGTTTCGTTTACAGGTGGTTCCCTCATCCAACTGCTAACAAAAGCTCTGAAATCTTGCAACTTAAAAACCGCCAACTGGGTGTTCTTCTTCTGCGACGAGCGGTATGTTCCCCTGGATGATAGCGATTCCACCTACGGTGCCTACAGGGCCGAGTGGCTGACCCAATTGCCCTCCATCCAGGAATCCCAGTTCGTCCGCGCCGATACCAGCATACCGTTGGACGCATGCGCCGCAGATTACGAGGCGAAGGTTAAGAGCCAAGTAGATCGGTTCGATCTATTGCTGCTGGGCATGGGACCTGATGGTCACACCTGCTCCCTCTTCCCCGAGCAGCCAGCCACACTGCAGGAGACCCAGCGTCTGGTTATCCCCATCCGGAACTCGCCCAAGCCACCGCCCGAGCGGATCACCTTCACCCTGCCGCTTATCAATAACGCCCGGAATGTCGCCTTCGTGGTTACGGGCGGCGGAAAAGCCAGTGTCGTCAAGGTGaggtttttataaatatgatGAAAAAATATGAGAAAGTAATGTGACATTTTGCCCGCACTTCAGACTCTTCAATTTTAGGTTTTTATGTTGGGTTTCATCAttataaagattttattttagtattaCTTTATATCCCTTTTTCAGAGTGTGTTTGTCGATCTGGACAAGAAGTTTCCCGCTGCGTGGGTTAATCCGACAAATGGGCAGTTGACGTTGATGGTGGACGCAGGAGCtggaaaagaaattgaaaCCTTAAAATGACATTCCCTAGAGTACTATTGaatattgtaaataataatatttttgataaacTTTTCGAGTGTTTTTAATTCATTGAGCTACGATGGGTTGATACAATAAACATTATCCCTCTTACTATCTTTCTAATATTACTATAATTTCTGAGCTTctgaaatatttgtattttgtttttttcgaaaattcTTAGGAAATCCAAATTTGGCTTGAAACTGCTATCGGTAACATGAAACTTATCGATATTTGCGTAGTGTGCCCGCAGTCGGTAACACAACAAATGACGTTTCCAGTATGACCGCACTCGATTCCACAACAAACGCTTCGTATTggtaaaataaatggaaaattaaggaaatgcagcagcagttgtGCTAATTGTTGATGCCCACATGCAATAGCAAGGATTGAAGGAAGCGCAACAGCCATGGCAACGCCACAGCCGCACTTGCATCCGCAGCTGGAGCCGGGTTCGTGCCAGGAGACGGAAACTGAGCCGGCGGGCAGCAAGTTGGTGTCCCAGTTGGAGCCCCTGACCACAATAGACACCGTGGACGCGGAGCGCGTCTGCCGCGTTTGCCTAAAGGACGGATCGCTGGAGGGGGAGCTGCACTTCATCTTCAACGAAGCACCCGTCGAGCAGGGCGCCAACCTGGCCCGTATTCTGGACGAGTGCACCATGCACCAGTGCGAGCGGTACGACGGGATGCCCTCACATATGTGCGGATCCTGCGTGGAGGCGGCCCGCAACGCCTACCGCTTTAAGCGGCAAGCGGAGCGCTCCTACTGCTCACTGGTGGCCATGCTGGGCCGTTCGCCCCAGCTTAAGGCGCGAGGAGCCGAGGCGGCCAGTCAGACGGATCAGGTGGCCTTGCTGCCATGCGAAATGTGCCATGACCAGTTCCTCAACAGCCTGGAGCTCCGGCTGCACCGCAACCAGGTTCACAGAACGACCAAGGAGGGCACGGCAACTGGAACAGATGGGCTTCCATCCGAAGAATTTAAGTGCAAGTTTTGTCCGCAGCATTTCCCGCATCTCCGACAGCTGCGCAGCCATTTGGCGCGCAGCCACGAGCAAACCGCACGACTTCAGTGCGCCCATTGTCAGCGCACTTTTAGCCGGCGGGATCATTTGCTGCGCCACATACGCAATCAGCACCGGGATGTGGAGGAGGATCTTTTACGTACCTGGACGCCGGCGGACGAGAACACCATGATCAGCGATGGCGGGGATGAGCTGGTTTCTGCCGAGGTGCTGTTAAACGAGGAGGAAGACGATGATGAAGGCGTCGCGGAAACTTTCCAGTGCAACACGAATCCCATTTCCAGCAACGACGAGGATGACGAAGATGCCAATGGAGCGAATCAAACGCTGTGGCTGCACATCAAGCCGGAGCCCTGCCTGGAGGCGGAAGAAGTCGACCTGGCCATGCAGCTGAAGCTCGAGAAGAAGCGTCGGCGGCGGGAAAAGGCGGAAGCTCAAGCTGAAACTTCCATCGATCGGACTGTGAAAAGTATGTGTCCTATGTTTAGATAAAGAGAAAAATATAGTACTTATTTATCATTCTTTAGACGAACCCATTGCCATCGGCGACTCTCAGTTCAGCATTAAAGAAGAGAGTCACCTTGTGGGGAGCGAGGACGAGGCGTTAATGGGAGTGGAAGACTTCATGAAGCTCCATGTCAGCGGAGAGCTGCCTCTCAGCGATGAGGAGCGGTTCGATGATTTTGCAGACGATAACAGTGAccttgatgatgatgacgacgacgacgaggatggTGGGGAAGATGATGACGGCGAATTTCGGTTTAAACAGGAGCCGCTGGACGGCGAAAAGCCGCTGAAGAAGTCCAAGTCAGGCAGGCGCCGGCGACGCAACAAGGGCGAACCCAATCCCGAGAATCGCTGCGAGGTGTGCCAGCGCACCTTCTCGCGCCACTGCCACCTGCTGCGCCACAAGTTGTCGCATCTGGAGAAGAAGCCCCACAATTGCCCGCACTGCCCCAAGGCGTTTGCGCGCAGCGACCACCTGAAGGCGCATGTGCAAAGCCTGCACAGCAACAAGGAGCACAAGTGTTCGCTCTGTGAGGCTGCCTTCTCGCGCCTGGACGCCTTGGAGCGTCACAAGGTCAGCAAGCACAACGGTGAGGGCCTGGAGCCGGGCAGCGAGCTGAAGCTGCAGCTGGCGGAGCACACTTGTGAATACTGCTCGAAGCGCTTTTCGAGTAAGACCTACCTGCGTAAGCACACGCTGCTGCACACCGACTTCCTCTACGCCTGCAAGACCTGCGATGAGACATTCCGCGAGCGAGCGCAGCTTAGGGAGCACGAAAAGACCCACACCGGACAGCGTAACTTCCTCTGCTGCATTTGCGGCGACAGCTTTGCCCGCAACGACTACCTCCGCGTGCACATGCGGCGCCACAACGGTGAAAAGCCTTACAAGTGCCGCTTCTGTGTCAAAGCCTTTCCCCGCGCCACTGATCTCAAGGTCCATGAGCGGTAAGTGTTGAACCTACTTCACTGCTTCTTCAGTTTGGTTTCCTAACCGATTTTCCTCAACTTGTAGTTACCACACGGGCACGAAGCCGAATCTGTGCAATACCTGCGGCAAGAGCTTCCACCGCGCGTACAATCTAACGATTCACATGCGCACGCACACCGGCGAACGGCCGTACAAGTGCGACCAGTGTCCCAAGAGCTTCACGCAAAGCAACGACCTGAAGGCGCACATCCGGCGGCATACGGGCGAGCGGTACAAATGTCCGCACTGCGATGCCTACTTCCTGCAGCTGTACAATATGCGTAATCACTGTTTGAGCGCCCACAACAAGCACATCGAGACGAAGACGGGACGTCTGCAGCGGACGGGTCTGCTGGAAGATGGCGGTCAATCGCATCTGACCACCGTCGTTATGCCGCCGGCACGGTATCCAAATGAACTGGATCCCCAGCTAGCGGCGACTGCAGCTGCCGGGGCTGAGAGCTCATCGTCGACCACCGTCATTCACTCGCCGGGTACATACAACGCCACATCTGCTGGACTGTCCACGGGAGCAGCGGCCGCAGCTCCAGCTAATACGCTCGATGGAGCAAGCTTCGCACCCGCGGCAGTGAATACGGCTGCACCGTTTGGTGCCTTCAACTTTCCACCGGTCGTAATGGGTAAGCAAGAAATATCCCCATCCTTGTCGTAACTAACGCTATCTCTGTCGGTTTCGCTTTAGCGCATCTCATGTACAACCACGGAGGAAGCAGCCAGCATAGCCAGAGCGGAAGCGAGACGGGCAAATAGCTATCGATGCTGAAGTGCGTGATCCTGTTCCACCTGGGCACACGGCTCCACCTCATCCCGGACATTAAACTATTCCAGTGTAGTCTTAAGCTTCCCTCTGTACATAACCGACGGAATTGGGAGGAGTTGTTGCTCCGCACCGGGATTTGGCCAACTGAAGGGTTCATCACAGGCGCAGGCACCACCCATGCCGGCCATTTTAATGTgttaatatgtatttaatagTCGAATAAGAACTGCTCTACATCTTAATGCGCAGTGTAGGCGGTTGGAAACTTTTTATAAACCTTACATCAGTGCGCATGTAtattaaagtaaaaataaCTCCCATCCCCCTAATAAGTAACAAATTTAGTTGATgatcaaataaaaatcgt contains these protein-coding regions:
- the LOC6526052 gene encoding zinc finger protein 420, whose product is MATPQPHLHPQLEPGSCQETETEPAGSKLVSQLEPLTTIDTVDAERVCRVCLKDGSLEGELHFIFNEAPVEQGANLARILDECTMHQCERYDGMPSHMCGSCVEAARNAYRFKRQAERSYCSLVAMLGRSPQLKARGAEAASQTDQVALLPCEMCHDQFLNSLELRLHRNQVHRTTKEGTATGTDGLPSEEFKCKFCPQHFPHLRQLRSHLARSHEQTARLQCAHCQRTFSRRDHLLRHIRNQHRDVEEDLLRTWTPADENTMISDGGDELVSAEVLLNEEEDDDEGVAETFQCNTNPISSNDEDDEDANGANQTLWLHIKPEPCLEAEEVDLAMQLKLEKKRRRREKAEAQAETSIDRTVKNEPIAIGDSQFSIKEESHLVGSEDEALMGVEDFMKLHVSGELPLSDEERFDDFADDNSDLDDDDDDDEDGGEDDDGEFRFKQEPLDGEKPLKKSKSGRRRRRNKGEPNPENRCEVCQRTFSRHCHLLRHKLSHLEKKPHNCPHCPKAFARSDHLKAHVQSLHSNKEHKCSLCEAAFSRLDALERHKVSKHNGEGLEPGSELKLQLAEHTCEYCSKRFSSKTYLRKHTLLHTDFLYACKTCDETFRERAQLREHEKTHTGQRNFLCCICGDSFARNDYLRVHMRRHNGEKPYKCRFCVKAFPRATDLKVHERYHTGTKPNLCNTCGKSFHRAYNLTIHMRTHTGERPYKCDQCPKSFTQSNDLKAHIRRHTGERYKCPHCDAYFLQLYNMRNHCLSAHNKHIETKTGRLQRTGLLEDGGQSHLTTVVMPPARYPNELDPQLAATAAAGAESSSSTTVIHSPGTYNATSAGLSTGAAAAAPANTLDGASFAPAAVNTAAPFGAFNFPPVVMAHLMYNHGGSSQHSQSGSETGK
- the LOC6526051 gene encoding probable 6-phosphogluconolactonase; its protein translation is MSERKSPLKVIPSASEEQLVQALGDLLTRCSQEALARQDKFSVGLSGGSLIQLLTKALKSCNLKTANWVFFFCDERYVPLDDSDSTYGAYRAEWLTQLPSIQESQFVRADTSIPLDACAADYEAKVKSQVDRFDLLLLGMGPDGHTCSLFPEQPATLQETQRLVIPIRNSPKPPPERITFTLPLINNARNVAFVVTGGGKASVVKSVFVDLDKKFPAAWVNPTNGQLTLMVDAGAGKEIETLK